In a single window of the Flavobacterium sp. W4I14 genome:
- a CDS encoding thiopeptide-type bacteriocin biosynthesis protein (product_source=TIGR03891; ko=KO:K20483; pfam=PF04738,PF14028; tigrfam=TIGR03891) gives MKLNIQPTVIFRTPKFSYQSELADCWEELKSAIAISSATFYETIKEVKANELKDLPPKVYFTIWKYFNRAKFRSTPYGTFAGFSFLNDAIKPSESKIVVEETQKVHELVDWPYKNNIQLPLAEVLRKNCLIFSNSSYYLTPSSIRYIACTDGVFELAELDQDDFVKQILAACLTPIRLNDLAKQLNLNDAETENLFGLLHDMHDLQLVFTNYDPNIIGDDYFERLGLTITAELPKYLIAQRTALSGGINERFLQAIPALINLLHSVMPAKDRDALSQFQVRFKNKFEDREVPLLLALDPEMGVGYDELEQAGQNSEFITRFNTKPPKKAETENIKTALKTFLTEQNFEKGKTVYLNKLTLTPNQKLAALPNSFSMVMSVHDDLIFVEQIGGATSNALSGRFTMAADDVAQYAKDIADAEQQANPEVLFFDVAYMVEANVDNVNRRKLIYGHQLSILNFDTSASPLALNDIQISIRGTEIILRSKHLNKRLVPRMASAYNYIRSDLSVFRLLCDLQHQGLQTNLSFPLDTIFPDLDYYPRLQYQNIVLSSNKWRVKREALLGAGQKSLSVASCRSYLSNLGVSEYFKAGISDQTLCFALQNDDDINAFLQYLQKHGSTYIEEVLLPQNSIVVDEAAKPYLAQFVLSISHGEQIYRGLAKTSANAEVTRFFLPGKEWLYFEIYCHQQRGDQILTEIIAPFISTHTDQVKSWFFIRYNENGNHVRFRVQLNNPRDGQLLTSKLMDDLELFLNSGLVSDVQIKTYRRELERYGSNMIEDVEQHFAVDSEFVLSLLETQTDDFNKYNLCSLLISKIIGSNIIDKLAINKTIRIMSDTFNEEHRLDAADFKQLNSHYQEFRKTEWTALTTAQEQDFNEFSASFIKILKQCAPENALKLLTDLMHMHVNRLFSKDQRTHEMVMYYFLLKDIQRQNAMKA, from the coding sequence TTGCTGGGAGGAATTAAAATCGGCAATAGCAATATCTTCTGCAACATTTTACGAAACCATAAAAGAAGTAAAGGCAAACGAACTAAAAGATCTTCCACCTAAAGTTTATTTTACCATATGGAAATATTTTAACCGTGCGAAATTCCGGTCAACCCCATATGGTACCTTTGCCGGTTTTAGTTTTTTAAACGATGCCATTAAACCATCAGAAAGCAAAATAGTAGTTGAAGAAACCCAAAAGGTACACGAATTGGTTGATTGGCCTTATAAAAATAATATTCAATTGCCATTGGCAGAAGTGCTGCGAAAGAACTGCCTCATATTTAGTAACAGCAGCTATTATTTAACGCCCAGCAGTATCCGGTATATAGCCTGTACCGATGGTGTTTTTGAACTTGCTGAGTTAGATCAAGACGACTTTGTAAAGCAAATATTGGCTGCTTGCTTAACACCGATCAGGCTTAACGATCTGGCAAAACAATTAAATTTAAATGATGCTGAAACCGAAAACCTGTTTGGTTTGCTGCACGATATGCACGATTTACAGCTTGTTTTTACCAATTACGATCCCAATATTATAGGGGATGATTATTTTGAACGTTTAGGACTCACCATTACGGCTGAGTTGCCAAAATACCTTATCGCGCAGCGCACAGCTTTATCGGGTGGTATTAATGAACGTTTCCTTCAGGCTATTCCAGCTTTGATCAATTTGCTCCACAGTGTAATGCCCGCAAAAGATCGTGATGCCCTTAGCCAGTTTCAGGTCAGGTTTAAAAATAAATTCGAAGATCGCGAGGTACCACTATTATTGGCACTAGATCCAGAAATGGGTGTAGGCTACGATGAGTTGGAGCAAGCTGGTCAAAACAGTGAGTTTATCACACGCTTCAATACTAAGCCACCGAAAAAAGCAGAGACAGAAAATATTAAAACGGCATTAAAAACCTTCCTGACTGAACAAAACTTCGAAAAAGGTAAAACTGTTTATCTGAACAAACTTACCTTAACGCCGAATCAGAAATTAGCAGCCTTACCCAATTCATTTAGCATGGTAATGTCTGTCCATGACGATTTGATTTTTGTCGAACAGATAGGTGGAGCAACATCAAATGCATTAAGCGGGAGATTTACAATGGCAGCCGATGATGTAGCACAGTATGCTAAAGACATTGCGGACGCCGAACAACAAGCAAACCCTGAGGTTCTATTTTTCGATGTGGCCTATATGGTAGAGGCTAATGTAGATAATGTAAACAGGCGAAAACTGATTTATGGGCATCAATTATCAATCTTAAATTTTGATACCTCAGCATCGCCACTTGCTTTAAATGATATACAGATTTCAATTCGGGGCACAGAGATTATTCTTCGCTCTAAGCATTTAAATAAACGGCTCGTACCAAGAATGGCTTCTGCATACAATTACATCCGTTCAGACCTTTCTGTATTTAGGTTACTATGCGATTTGCAACATCAAGGCTTACAAACAAATCTTTCCTTTCCACTTGATACTATTTTTCCTGATTTGGATTATTATCCAAGGTTACAATATCAAAATATAGTTTTAAGCAGTAATAAATGGAGGGTTAAAAGAGAAGCGCTTTTAGGTGCCGGTCAAAAGTCGCTATCCGTTGCCAGCTGTAGGTCATACCTAAGCAATTTAGGTGTTAGTGAATATTTTAAAGCAGGTATATCCGATCAAACATTATGCTTTGCACTACAAAACGACGATGATATAAATGCTTTTCTTCAATACCTGCAAAAGCATGGAAGCACATACATAGAAGAAGTGTTACTACCTCAAAACAGTATCGTGGTTGATGAAGCAGCTAAGCCTTATTTAGCTCAGTTTGTTTTAAGTATAAGTCATGGCGAACAAATTTATCGAGGTTTGGCTAAAACGTCTGCAAATGCTGAGGTAACACGATTTTTTCTGCCGGGTAAAGAATGGCTGTATTTCGAAATTTATTGCCACCAGCAACGCGGTGATCAGATTTTGACGGAAATAATTGCACCCTTCATATCCACGCATACTGATCAGGTTAAATCGTGGTTTTTTATCCGCTACAATGAAAATGGAAACCACGTCAGGTTTAGGGTTCAACTAAACAATCCAAGGGATGGGCAGCTGTTAACATCAAAACTCATGGATGATCTGGAATTGTTTTTAAATTCAGGTTTGGTATCTGATGTGCAGATTAAAACCTATAGGCGAGAGTTAGAGCGTTATGGCAGCAACATGATCGAAGATGTTGAGCAGCATTTTGCTGTAGATAGTGAATTTGTGTTATCGCTTTTAGAAACGCAGACCGATGATTTCAACAAATATAATTTGTGTAGCCTTTTAATTTCTAAGATTATCGGGTCTAACATTATAGATAAGCTGGCCATCAATAAGACCATAAGAATAATGTCTGATACCTTTAATGAGGAACATCGATTAGATGCTGCCGATTTTAAACAATTAAACAGCCACTATCAGGAGTTTCGTAAAACAGAATGGACGGCGTTAACAACAGCGCAGGAGCAGGATTTCAATGAGTTTTCGGCTTCGTTTATCAAAATTCTTAAACAATGTGCTCCCGAAAATGCACTAAAGCTATTAACCGATTTAATGCATATGCACGTAAACAGACTTTTTAGCAAAGATCAGCGGACACATGAAATGGTTATGTATTATTTTCTGCTAAAAGATATCCAGCGTCAAAATGCAATGAAAGCTTAA
- a CDS encoding two-component system LytT family sensor kinase (product_source=KO:K02478; cath_funfam=3.30.565.10; cog=COG2972; ko=KO:K02478; pfam=PF06580; superfamily=116734; transmembrane_helix_parts=Inside_1_12,TMhelix_13_35,Outside_36_39,TMhelix_40_62,Inside_63_74,TMhelix_75_97,Outside_98_116,TMhelix_117_139,Inside_140_371): MTFSTLKILYKKYKLHLLIWSIYIIYEVFILGYVSKQFKPPGIYLLIYLTNISTFYLHTFLLKKVLSKKNTPLRIVTILLLIAAMLLTYIAASYVLLLLFQKIGVIEFDMANFVPRDFILSCMYRSLYYIGFATGYVYLIKSFQDQKKVEALERQNLVTQIEKQALENDLVQSQNNYLRSQINPHFLFNTLNFIYNDARKKAPMAADAIMNLAEMMRYALKRPEASEMVPLSEEIEQIEHLINLHKLRTANTINLELEVMGDMFGLRFPPLILLTLVENIFKHGNVSHSTQQALIKIAYQNDNLNISTINMINDNKGKQTESHHVGIDNISKRLSNFYGNDYVFRYYKDPLNRYITEINVTVVNPLAKLNR, from the coding sequence ATGACTTTTTCAACCCTCAAAATATTATATAAAAAATATAAACTTCATTTGCTTATCTGGAGTATTTACATCATATATGAAGTATTTATTTTAGGTTACGTCTCTAAACAGTTCAAACCGCCAGGCATCTATCTTCTCATATATTTAACTAATATTTCAACTTTTTACCTTCATACATTTTTGCTCAAGAAAGTATTAAGTAAAAAAAATACTCCCCTCAGAATTGTAACTATTCTATTACTGATCGCTGCAATGTTATTAACCTATATCGCAGCAAGTTATGTACTCCTTTTATTATTTCAAAAAATCGGGGTCATAGAATTCGACATGGCAAATTTTGTACCGCGTGATTTCATACTGTCTTGCATGTATAGATCCTTATATTATATCGGCTTCGCAACAGGTTATGTTTACCTAATTAAATCATTTCAGGATCAGAAGAAAGTAGAGGCATTAGAACGCCAAAACCTGGTTACCCAAATAGAAAAACAGGCATTAGAGAACGACCTTGTACAATCGCAGAATAATTATTTGCGAAGTCAGATCAATCCACACTTTCTATTTAATACTTTAAACTTTATTTATAACGACGCCCGCAAAAAGGCACCTATGGCAGCAGATGCAATTATGAATCTGGCTGAAATGATGCGTTATGCCCTAAAACGTCCTGAAGCATCAGAAATGGTTCCACTAAGTGAAGAAATTGAGCAAATTGAACACCTGATCAATCTCCATAAACTCCGAACGGCTAACACAATTAATCTGGAACTTGAGGTAATGGGCGATATGTTCGGGTTAAGATTTCCACCGCTTATCTTATTAACTTTGGTAGAAAACATATTTAAGCATGGAAATGTTTCACACTCTACTCAGCAGGCCCTTATTAAAATTGCTTACCAAAATGACAACCTTAATATCAGTACTATAAACATGATTAATGATAATAAGGGCAAACAGACAGAAAGCCATCATGTAGGGATTGACAATATTAGCAAGCGCCTGAGCAATTTTTATGGCAATGATTATGTATTCAGGTATTACAAAGACCCGCTTAACCGGTATATTACTGAAATAAATGTAACTGTTGTTAACCCTTTGGCCAAGTTAAACCGTTAA